A portion of the Colius striatus isolate bColStr4 chromosome 1, bColStr4.1.hap1, whole genome shotgun sequence genome contains these proteins:
- the DENND11 gene encoding DENN domain-containing protein 11: MVERADEAPLLFWAEGPAVTAPPPAAETGGGGRRLGGSWSAAPWAGAEPAEAAGPSRAEAEEDQIVAVFVVTFDPRTGNMVEWCLPQDIDLEGVEFKSMASGSHKIQSDFIYFRKGLCFGLACFANMPVESELERGARMKSVGILSPSYTLLYRYMHFLENQVRHQLEMPGHYSHLEAFYDDKKGVLPDSKGTLTSQQPVHWLPSIHRYMYPEMKITHPAGCMSQFIKFFGEQILVLWKFALLRKRILIFSPPPVGVVCYRVYCCCCLANVSLPGLGGTVPESKPFFYVNVADIEMLETEVSYVACTTEKIFEEKRDLYDVYVDNQNVKTHHEHLQPLLKINNADKEKYRRLNDQRQMLMYSQEVGEDCSSCEEDLFILFFMEQNNRIFQTLMEVSASQDKTLTAEHARGMGLDPQGDRSFLMDLLEVYGIDVMLVIDNPCCT; encoded by the exons ATGGTGGAGCGCGCAGACGAGGCGCCGCTGCTCTTTTGGGCCGAGGGCCCCGCCGTgacggccccgccgcccgcggcAGAgacgggcggcggcgggcggcggctcGGCGGCAGCTGGAGCGCGGCGCCGTGGGCCGGCGCGGAGCcggcggaggcggcggggccGTCGCGGGCGGAGGCGGAGGAGGACCAGATCGTGGCCGTCTTCGTCGTCACCTTCGACCCCCGCACGG GCAACATGGTGGAGTGGTGTTTGCCCCAGGATATTGATTTGGAAGGCGTGGAATTCAAATCCATGGCAAGTGGGTCCCACAAAATCCAGTCAGATTTCAT CTATTTCCGGAAAGGGCTCTGTTTCGGCCTGGCCTGCTTTGCCAACATGCCTGTGGAGAGTGAGTTAGAGCGTGGTGCCCGTATGAAGTCCGTGGGGATTCTCTCCCCTTCCTACACCCTGCTCTATAGGTACATGCACTTCCTGGAGAACCAGGTCAG acaCCAGCTGGAGATGCCAGGGCACTACTCCCATCTAGAGGCTTTCTATGATGACAAGAAAGGAGTTCTCCCTGATAGCAAGGGCACCCTTACCTCTCAACAACCTGTCCACTGGCTGCCATCCATCCACAGATACATGTACCCAGAGATGAAG ATCACACACCCTGCTGGCTGTATGTCTCAGTTCATCAAATTCTTTGGTGAGCAGATCCTTGTCCTCTGGAAGTTTGCCCTGCTGCGCAAGCGCATATTGATATTTTCACCACCCCCAGTTGGAGTTGTCTGCTATAGAG TGTATTGCTGCTGTTGCCTTGCCAATGTTTCTCTGCCTGGTCTTGGAGGAACCGTCCCTGAATCCAAACCATTCTTCTATGTGAACGTGGCAGACATAGAAATGCTGGAGACAGAAGTATCATATGTGGCCT gtacaacagaaaaaatctTTGAGGAGAAACGGGATCTCTACGATGTCTATGTGGACAACCAGAATGTGAAGACTCATCATGAGCATCTGCAGCCACTCCTGAAAATTAACAACGCTGACAAGGAGAAGTACCGACGGCTCAATGACCAGAG GCAGATGTTGATGTATTCTCAAGAAGTGGGTGAGGATTGTAGCTCCTGTGAAGAGGACCTTTTCATCTT GTTTTTCATGGAGCAGAACAACCGCATATTCCAGACGCTGATGGAGGTGTCTGCCAGCCAGGACAAGACGCTGACAGCTGAGCACGCGCGGGGCATGGGCCTGGATCCCCAGGGAGACCGAAGTTTCCTCATGGACCTGCTGGAAGTGTATGGAATTGATGTTATGCTCGTCATTGACAACCCCTGCTGCACTTAA